One segment of Clostridium ljungdahlii DSM 13528 DNA contains the following:
- the rplI gene encoding 50S ribosomal protein L9, producing the protein MKVILLKDVKTLGKKGQVINASDGYARNYLIPRGVAEEANQSNLHILNNKKEAERKEKLAEIEAAQKLAASLKGKEIKLTVKSGENGRLFGSITGKDISDELNKKFHINVDKKKIAVNNIRQLGTYDVEVKLYPEISTKIKVVIAEK; encoded by the coding sequence ATGAAAGTTATATTATTAAAGGACGTAAAAACTTTAGGGAAAAAAGGGCAAGTAATAAATGCTTCAGATGGATATGCTAGAAATTATTTAATACCAAGGGGAGTTGCAGAAGAAGCAAATCAGTCAAATCTTCATATATTGAATAACAAAAAGGAAGCAGAGAGAAAAGAAAAACTTGCTGAAATAGAAGCAGCACAAAAACTTGCTGCTAGCTTAAAGGGCAAAGAGATAAAACTAACTGTAAAATCAGGGGAAAATGGAAGGTTGTTTGGATCAATAACAGGAAAAGACATTTCAGATGAATTAAACAAAAAATTTCATATAAATGTGGATAAAAAGAAAATAGCAGTTAACAACATAAGACAACTTGGTACCTATGATGTAGAAGTTAAATTGTATCCTGAGATATCCACTAAAATAAAAGTAGTTATTGCAGAGAAATAA
- a CDS encoding DHH family phosphoesterase translates to MDNKYNYFIKGNKVYMVIIALLILILMAYGHMIVGIIAICLYAFLVIYNVKNTEYKKSKWKKFIEDFSSQLDIATRNTLVKLPFPLVIIKITGDVLWYNQNFSSILEGKDILGQNIKNVVRDFNVKQVANGKETIFRYIKIKDKYYDIYTNIVDTSENSKDKIMLLYFYDVTKPFKIMNSVNANKDAVMLMEVDNFDDVVKPMEEDDRPLIIAEIERTINSYAQNLNAMIRKYESNKYVFCIQNKYIEKEMEKKFEILDTIREINMGNKLAVTLSIGIGRGGDTPLENEKYAVSAKELALGRGGDQAVVKNGDKLLFYGGKTKEIEKRTKVRARVIAQALVDIIKDSRNVFIIGHMKPDIDCLGSAVGIRSVVSLMNKECFIILDDSNESIKVILDKIKEEKEYDNVFIHSKNCEDKIDENSLLIIVDVHSEGHVQNMQLVKKFDRIVIIDHHRRTTDLIKNSLLSYIEPYASSTSELVTEMLPYMVEKPNIKPIEAEALLAGICVDTKNFYFKTGVRTFEAASFLRRLGADTIDIKKLFSYDFETYLKRAEIIKSAKINNGIAIAVCPPEMANLLLVAQAADELLNITGIQASFVFVKIKDEVFISARSLGDINVQIILEGLGGGGHMTMAGAKLESVTIDEAIEKLDEAINEYTEESEE, encoded by the coding sequence ATGGATAATAAGTACAATTACTTTATAAAGGGTAATAAAGTGTACATGGTGATAATTGCTCTTCTTATTTTAATATTGATGGCATATGGGCATATGATAGTAGGAATTATAGCTATCTGTCTATATGCATTTCTTGTAATTTACAATGTAAAAAATACCGAATATAAAAAGAGTAAGTGGAAAAAGTTTATAGAAGATTTTTCATCTCAACTTGATATAGCTACCAGAAATACACTTGTAAAGCTTCCTTTCCCACTTGTTATAATAAAAATCACCGGTGATGTACTCTGGTATAATCAAAACTTTTCCTCCATACTAGAAGGAAAGGATATACTAGGTCAAAATATTAAGAATGTGGTAAGAGATTTTAATGTTAAGCAGGTGGCAAATGGAAAGGAAACTATATTTAGATATATAAAGATTAAGGACAAATATTATGATATATATACTAATATAGTTGATACTTCAGAAAACTCTAAAGATAAAATTATGCTCTTATATTTCTATGATGTAACAAAACCCTTTAAAATTATGAATTCAGTAAATGCAAACAAAGATGCAGTAATGTTAATGGAAGTGGACAATTTTGATGATGTAGTAAAGCCTATGGAAGAAGATGATAGACCACTTATAATAGCTGAAATAGAAAGAACTATAAATAGTTATGCTCAGAATTTAAATGCTATGATAAGAAAGTATGAATCAAATAAATATGTATTTTGCATACAAAATAAGTACATAGAAAAAGAAATGGAAAAGAAATTTGAAATACTTGATACTATTAGAGAAATAAATATGGGAAATAAACTTGCAGTAACTTTAAGTATTGGAATTGGCAGGGGTGGTGATACTCCCTTGGAGAATGAAAAATATGCAGTATCGGCTAAGGAATTGGCACTAGGACGTGGAGGAGACCAGGCAGTTGTAAAAAATGGAGATAAACTTTTGTTTTATGGAGGAAAGACTAAGGAAATTGAAAAAAGAACAAAAGTAAGGGCTAGGGTAATAGCTCAGGCTCTTGTAGATATAATAAAGGATAGTAGAAATGTATTTATAATTGGACACATGAAACCAGATATAGATTGTTTAGGATCTGCTGTTGGAATTCGCAGTGTAGTTAGTTTAATGAATAAAGAATGCTTTATCATATTAGATGATAGTAATGAAAGCATAAAAGTTATATTAGATAAGATAAAAGAAGAGAAGGAATACGATAATGTTTTTATACACAGCAAAAATTGTGAAGATAAGATAGATGAAAATAGCCTTCTTATAATTGTAGATGTACATAGTGAAGGACATGTACAAAATATGCAATTAGTTAAGAAGTTTGATAGAATAGTTATAATAGATCATCATAGAAGAACTACAGATCTCATTAAAAATTCTCTTTTAAGTTACATTGAACCTTATGCTTCATCTACCTCTGAATTGGTTACTGAAATGCTGCCTTATATGGTAGAAAAACCAAATATAAAGCCAATAGAGGCAGAAGCACTTCTAGCAGGCATATGTGTGGATACAAAGAATTTTTATTTTAAAACTGGTGTAAGAACTTTTGAAGCCGCTTCATTTTTAAGAAGATTGGGAGCAGACACCATAGATATAAAAAAGCTTTTTTCCTATGATTTTGAAACTTATTTAAAGAGAGCTGAAATTATAAAATCAGCAAAGATAAATAATGGTATTGCTATAGCAGTATGTCCCCCAGAAATGGCAAATTTATTATTAGTTGCCCAAGCAGCAGATGAGCTACTAAATATTACAGGTATTCAAGCATCCTTTGTTTTTGTTAAAATAAAAGATGAAGTATTTATTAGTGCTAGATCCTTAGGGGATATAAATGTTCAAATTATACTTGAAGGCCTAGGAGGGGGAGGACATATGACTATGGCAGGAGCTAAATTAGAATCTGTAACCATAGATGAGGCTATAGAAAAATTAGATGAGGCTATAAATGAATATACTGAGGAGAGTGAAGAATAG
- a CDS encoding YybS family protein — MQNKTYNTRALAEAGLTIALTVIIMLVNIYVPIASLVANFIVPIPITILYIRHNYKVTLISVIASGIFIAMFYNPIYAISSMIMVGFTGVVLGYCVKNKKNFGTTIIFLSIAMALGTTIYTTIYITLMSNDGIYGFVSKIVKNFNQSMEISKSIYQQAGVSSSQLAPIEDLIKMFTPEYIMRLIPGVIIASSVILAYLNYTITRVVLKKLKYEVNEAKPFNQWYMNTRIGTLVGVILVLGILFNRNNMAIGQYLINSSGLILELVFLLDGVSLITYYLMNRYKVSKKIIVLIIVFTVMTKLSLVYGLAGFIDMVFDFRKLDPYRKLKK; from the coding sequence ATGCAGAATAAGACATATAACACAAGAGCCTTAGCAGAAGCAGGGCTTACCATAGCACTTACAGTAATAATAATGCTTGTAAACATATATGTACCTATAGCTTCCTTAGTTGCTAATTTTATAGTACCAATACCTATAACGATTTTGTATATTAGGCATAATTATAAGGTTACTTTGATTTCTGTAATAGCTAGTGGTATATTTATAGCAATGTTTTACAATCCTATATATGCAATATCTTCAATGATAATGGTTGGATTTACGGGAGTTGTACTAGGATATTGTGTGAAAAATAAAAAAAATTTTGGAACTACAATTATCTTTCTTTCCATAGCAATGGCTTTAGGAACAACAATCTATACCACTATATACATAACTTTAATGAGTAATGATGGAATATATGGTTTTGTAAGTAAAATAGTGAAAAATTTCAACCAGTCCATGGAAATAAGTAAAAGTATTTATCAGCAGGCAGGCGTATCCAGCAGTCAACTGGCACCTATAGAAGATTTAATTAAGATGTTTACACCAGAATATATTATGAGACTTATTCCAGGAGTAATTATAGCTAGTTCAGTTATTTTGGCATATCTAAATTACACAATAACAAGGGTTGTGCTTAAAAAGTTAAAATATGAAGTTAATGAAGCAAAACCTTTTAATCAATGGTATATGAATACAAGAATAGGAACATTAGTTGGTGTTATACTTGTTTTAGGAATATTATTTAACAGAAACAACATGGCAATTGGACAGTATTTAATTAATTCTTCAGGACTTATACTTGAACTTGTATTTTTACTAGATGGAGTATCATTGATTACATACTATCTTATGAATAGGTATAAGGTATCTAAAAAAATTATTGTTTTGATTATAGTATTTACAGTTATGACTAAGCTGTCCCTAGTGTATGGCTTGGCTGGATTTATAGACATGGTATTTGACTTTAGAAAACTAGACCCTTATAGAAAATTGAAAAAATAG
- a CDS encoding MazG-like family protein codes for MKKENFNIMYNVKIIEDLKANLLCIVADFFKLLTRGSNVAQESILDCISGGIIVLYLLAERLGYSHKSVDQTMKKKLKIGIIEEDKIEKDGKDLSKLYSYLKERE; via the coding sequence ATGAAAAAAGAAAATTTCAACATAATGTATAATGTTAAGATAATAGAAGATTTAAAGGCTAATCTTTTATGTATAGTAGCAGATTTTTTTAAATTGCTTACAAGAGGCAGTAATGTAGCACAAGAATCCATACTAGACTGTATTTCCGGGGGAATAATAGTATTATATTTACTTGCAGAGAGGCTTGGTTATTCACATAAATCAGTAGATCAAACTATGAAAAAGAAATTGAAAATTGGTATAATTGAAGAAGACAAAATAGAAAAGGATGGCAAAGATTTAAGTAAACTATATAGTTATCTCAAAGAAAGGGAATAA
- the rpsR gene encoding 30S ribosomal protein S18, with the protein MANNREGGRRNSGKMRRAKRKVCAFCMDKSEFIDYKDINKLRKYVTERGKILPRRISGNCAKHQRELTVAIKRARNIALLPFTTE; encoded by the coding sequence ATGGCAAATAATAGAGAAGGCGGAAGAAGAAATTCCGGCAAAATGAGAAGAGCTAAGAGAAAAGTTTGTGCTTTTTGTATGGACAAATCTGAATTTATAGATTATAAAGATATAAATAAATTAAGAAAATATGTTACAGAAAGAGGAAAAATCCTTCCAAGGAGAATTTCTGGAAACTGTGCAAAACATCAAAGAGAACTTACAGTAGCTATAAAGAGAGCTAGAAACATAGCTTTACTGCCATTTACAACAGAGTAG
- a CDS encoding single-stranded DNA-binding protein yields the protein MNKVVLIGRLTKDPELRFTPGNGTAVTTFTIAVDRRFSKDGQKEADFIPIVVWGKQAESTANYMSKGKLIGISGRIQTRNYEAKDGTRRYVTEVIAEEVQFLEWGEKSAKNSYNQTSSENFGKTQNFDENIYGEDITPVDDGDIPF from the coding sequence TTGAATAAGGTTGTTTTAATTGGAAGATTAACCAAAGATCCAGAATTGAGATTTACACCAGGAAATGGTACAGCAGTTACCACTTTTACTATAGCCGTTGATAGGAGATTTTCTAAAGATGGGCAAAAAGAGGCAGATTTTATCCCTATAGTTGTATGGGGAAAACAAGCTGAATCTACTGCAAATTATATGAGTAAAGGAAAACTTATAGGTATTAGTGGTAGAATCCAGACTAGAAATTATGAAGCTAAAGACGGTACTAGAAGATATGTTACTGAGGTTATTGCAGAAGAAGTTCAATTCCTAGAATGGGGAGAGAAATCTGCAAAGAACTCATATAATCAAACTTCATCTGAAAATTTTGGAAAAACTCAAAACTTTGATGAGAATATTTATGGAGAGGATATTACTCCAGTAGATGATGGAGATATACCTTTTTAA
- the rpsF gene encoding 30S ribosomal protein S6, whose protein sequence is MSKYETIFILQPSLDEEACKANIEKFKGVIENGGGVIENVDVWGKRKLAYEINKVNEGYYTLINFNADPKLPKELDRVFRITDTVIRHIIVKDEK, encoded by the coding sequence ATGAGTAAGTATGAAACTATATTTATATTACAACCATCATTAGATGAAGAAGCTTGCAAAGCTAACATAGAAAAGTTTAAGGGTGTAATAGAAAATGGTGGAGGAGTAATAGAAAACGTTGATGTTTGGGGTAAGAGAAAACTTGCCTATGAAATAAACAAAGTTAACGAAGGATATTATACCTTAATAAATTTTAATGCTGATCCTAAATTACCAAAAGAGTTAGACAGAGTATTCAGGATTACAGATACAGTTATAAGACATATAATAGTAAAGGATGAAAAATAG
- a CDS encoding DUF951 domain-containing protein, with protein MKKVYYIGDVVEMKKGHPCGSNEWEVIRLGADIKIKCCGCGRIVMLPRNKFEKSVKKIIKQNSPDEKETQ; from the coding sequence ATGAAAAAAGTTTATTACATTGGTGATGTAGTTGAAATGAAGAAAGGACATCCTTGCGGTAGTAATGAGTGGGAAGTAATAAGACTTGGGGCAGATATAAAGATTAAGTGCTGTGGATGTGGAAGAATAGTTATGCTTCCAAGAAATAAATTTGAGAAAAGTGTAAAAAAAATAATTAAGCAAAATTCACCTGATGAAAAAGAGACACAATAA
- a CDS encoding mechanosensitive ion channel family protein gives MKESGVFSFLKVSMYGDNISIGKLSISTQAMYNFVWIIIKVIFILIVMYLIVKLGNKIINRYVSRQKDFRISLNDKRAKTIGAILKSVLRYSVYFFGIFTIITVISPKVGVTGLTFAGIGGVAVGLGAQSIIKDIINGFFILFEDQFSVGDYISIDDKSGIVESMELRVTKVRDFNGDLHIIPNGLISKVTNHSKGSIRITVDVEISYDEDIQKVIEIMTQLCENFAKENSSITQAPTVQGITNIKDNRVTIRVAGKAKAMTQWDMEMKLRREIGETLKKENIKTPYLVIKNLKGE, from the coding sequence ATGAAAGAAAGTGGTGTTTTTTCTTTTCTTAAAGTTAGTATGTATGGAGATAATATTAGTATAGGTAAATTATCCATATCCACACAAGCTATGTATAATTTTGTTTGGATAATTATTAAAGTGATATTTATACTTATAGTTATGTATCTCATCGTTAAACTAGGAAACAAAATAATAAATAGATATGTTTCAAGGCAGAAAGATTTTAGAATTTCATTGAATGATAAAAGAGCTAAAACTATAGGAGCTATTTTAAAAAGTGTATTAAGGTATTCAGTATACTTTTTTGGAATATTTACAATAATTACAGTCATATCACCTAAAGTAGGTGTAACTGGTTTAACTTTTGCAGGAATAGGAGGTGTGGCTGTTGGATTAGGTGCTCAAAGCATTATAAAAGACATTATAAATGGATTTTTTATATTATTTGAGGATCAATTTTCCGTAGGGGATTACATAAGTATAGATGATAAAAGTGGCATCGTAGAAAGTATGGAGCTTAGAGTTACTAAAGTAAGGGATTTTAATGGAGATCTTCATATAATACCTAATGGACTCATTTCAAAAGTAACCAATCATTCTAAGGGGAGCATAAGAATTACAGTAGATGTGGAAATTTCTTATGATGAGGATATTCAAAAAGTCATAGAAATAATGACACAATTGTGTGAGAATTTTGCCAAAGAAAATAGTTCAATTACCCAAGCACCTACTGTTCAGGGAATAACAAATATAAAAGATAACAGAGTAACCATTAGAGTAGCTGGTAAGGCTAAGGCTATGACACAGTGGGATATGGAGATGAAACTTAGAAGAGAAATAGGAGAAACTTTAAAAAAGGAAAACATAAAAACTCCTTATTTAGTAATAAAAAATTTAAAGGGGGAATAG
- a CDS encoding DUF3343 domain-containing protein yields MKEYYVVTFKNTHGAINGEKILKEQGIDVNIMPTPIVITKSCGISIKIDSKDIDTVKSLINEEKLTIKNIYERSSLGYKQICL; encoded by the coding sequence ATGAAAGAATATTATGTAGTAACTTTTAAAAATACTCACGGAGCTATAAATGGGGAAAAAATTTTAAAAGAACAGGGAATAGACGTAAATATAATGCCTACACCAATAGTTATAACTAAAAGCTGTGGTATAAGTATAAAAATTGACAGTAAGGATATAGATACAGTAAAAAGTTTGATAAATGAAGAAAAGTTAACTATTAAAAATATTTATGAAAGAAGTAGTTTAGGATATAAGCAAATTTGCTTATAA
- the ytvI gene encoding sporulation integral membrane protein YtvI has product MNEFINKINRISLFIILYTIIFLVFFSTLNYTLPFVLAFAFALILKRPTIFISRKLRINHALSSLITTIIFFTVIITVLSFGITVVTQETIQLGKNTQLYISRNSDNVYNSFYKLQKYYNNLDPYIINALEKNFTSFITKLSNIAVTVSGKLVSSLINLLTTIPYILMVIFFTLLATYFFTRDMTSSKISMNTLIPQNKTDKILKIYNESKRMLENYILSYLIIILITFLETLIVFSLFKIKYALILSIICAIADLLPIIGIGAIYLPLAIIYLAIFNNYITCTGLIISYILVSVIRQIIEPKIVSSSLGVHPVAVLAALFIGLKADGFIGIIFCIFLVVFFNIFHKLDML; this is encoded by the coding sequence GTGAATGAATTTATAAATAAAATAAATAGAATTAGTTTATTTATTATACTTTATACTATAATTTTCTTAGTATTCTTCAGTACACTTAATTACACATTGCCATTTGTTTTAGCTTTTGCTTTTGCTCTAATACTAAAAAGGCCTACTATTTTTATTTCGAGAAAACTTAGAATCAACCATGCTCTATCCTCTTTAATTACTACTATAATATTTTTTACCGTAATAATAACAGTACTATCATTTGGAATAACGGTAGTTACACAAGAAACTATACAATTAGGTAAAAACACTCAGCTATACATTTCTAGGAATTCTGATAACGTTTATAACTCTTTTTACAAATTACAAAAATACTATAATAACTTAGACCCTTATATAATAAATGCTTTAGAAAAAAACTTTACAAGTTTTATTACTAAATTATCAAATATAGCAGTAACTGTTTCAGGTAAATTAGTTTCTTCTTTAATAAACCTATTGACTACAATTCCTTACATATTAATGGTAATATTTTTCACACTACTTGCCACATATTTTTTTACTAGAGATATGACTTCTTCTAAAATAAGTATGAATACTTTGATACCGCAAAACAAAACAGATAAGATATTAAAAATATATAATGAAAGTAAACGGATGTTGGAAAATTACATACTATCCTATCTTATAATAATTTTAATAACTTTTTTGGAAACACTCATAGTATTTTCACTGTTTAAAATTAAATATGCCTTAATCCTCAGTATAATTTGTGCTATAGCAGACTTACTTCCTATTATAGGAATTGGCGCTATATATTTACCTCTTGCTATTATTTATCTTGCAATATTTAATAATTACATCACATGCACGGGATTAATTATATCTTACATTTTGGTTTCAGTTATAAGACAAATTATAGAACCTAAAATAGTTTCTTCATCTCTTGGTGTACATCCTGTAGCCGTATTAGCAGCGTTATTTATAGGCTTAAAAGCAGACGGATTTATAGGCATAATATTTTGCATATTTTTAGTTGTATTTTTTAATATATTTCATAAATTAGACATGCTGTAA